From one Oxyura jamaicensis isolate SHBP4307 breed ruddy duck chromosome 15, BPBGC_Ojam_1.0, whole genome shotgun sequence genomic stretch:
- the LOC118174668 gene encoding translation initiation factor IF-2-like isoform X1 has product MSAAKPKRIKFSEEEKFLILEEFSLRKDILIPKSGRYKNTLDRQRAWEEIAAAVNSLSPLVQRTPDEIRKKWHNMVIDARKELAMEKHPLLRQRPQEKLFHNIFALFNKPSPQLPDPLLSGSSFRVTAAGVPAGPPAPLRAAGGMLEVAPDLLLHGQSGAAAPARRMLGTTGTPGPAPDGFLGAPGAEPDSKESLLPAGPQPSMEKRLLPPGMAAPRPASPQGTAPVLPPGSPEPPLIKCPLSPALAWPCLGVTASPAAQSGDSPGPPASQENGEAAPRHRPSPCWGRGAAATQPGRRRRSRAGCTRRSWSCRRRPCSCRRRRSCWRRRSSSWKSSNSAGSWAREGAAGTGAVRGSCPRGGNGDGDKLLVRRWAL; this is encoded by the exons ATGAGCGCGGCCAAGCCCAAGCGCATCAAGTTCTCCGAGGAGGAGAAATTCCTCATCCTGGAGGAGTTCAGCCTGCGCAAGGACATCCTGATCCCCAAGAGCGGCCGCTACAAGAACACGCTGGACCGGCAGCGGGCCTGGGAGGAGATCGCGGCCGCCGTCAACTCGCTGAGCCCCCTGGTGCAGCGCACGCCTGACGAGATCCGCAAGAAGTGGCACAACATGGTCATCGACGCCCGCAAGGAGCTGGCCATGGAGAAGCACCCGCTGCTCCGCCAGCGGCCCCAGGAGAAGCTCTTCCACAACATCTTCGCCCTCTTCAACAAGCCCAGCCCGCAGCTGCCGGACCCGCTGCTCTCGGGATCGTCCTTCAGGGTGACGGCAGCTGGGGTCCCGGCGGGGCCGCCCGCACCCCTCCGTGCGGCTGGGGGGATGCTGGAGGTCGCCCCGGACTTGCTGCTGCACGGCCAGAGCGGTGCCGCTGCCCCGGCCCGCAGGATGCTCGGCACCACAGGCACCCCCGGCCCTGCTCCCGATGGCTTCCTCGGCGCCCCTGGCGCAGAGCCCGACTCCAAGGAGAGCCTGCTGCCGGCAGGCCCACAGcccagcatggagaagagactGCTGCCCCCCGGCATGGCAGCCCCTCGTCCTGCCTCGCCGCAGGGCACGGCCCCGGTGCTGCCACCCGGCTCCCCCGAGCCCCCCCTCATCAAGTGCCCGCTGAGCCCGGCGCTGGCATGGCCGTGCCTCGGCGTGACGGCGAGCCCAGCGGCGCAGAGCGGGgacagccccggccccccggccTCCCAGGAGAACGGTGAG GCAGCCCCACGGCACCGGCCGAGCCCCTGCTggggccgcggggctgcggccACACAGCCCGGGAGGCGTCGGAGAAGCAGAGCCGGCTGCACACGGAGAtcctggagctgcagaaggagaccctgcagctgcagaaggagaagatcctgctggagaaggagaagcTCCTCCTGGAAATCATCAAACTCCGCAGGGAGCTGGGCACGTGAGGGTGCTGCGGGCACCGGGGCGGTGCGGGGCAGCTGTCCCCGTGGTGGGAACGGGGACGGGGACAAGCTGCTCGTCCGGCGATGGGCACTGTGA
- the LOC118174668 gene encoding vegetative cell wall protein gp1-like isoform X2, giving the protein MSAAKPKRIKFSEEEKFLILEEFSLRKDILIPKSGRYKNTLDRQRAWEEIAAAVNSLSPLVQRTPDEIRKKWHNMVIDARKELAMEKHPLLRQRPQEKLFHNIFALFNKPSPQLPDPLLSGSSFRVTAAGVPAGPPAPLRAAGGMLEVAPDLLLHGQSGAAAPARRMLGTTGTPGPAPDGFLGAPGAEPDSKESLLPAGPQPSMEKRLLPPGMAAPRPASPQGTAPVLPPGSPEPPLIKCPLSPALAWPCLGVTASPAAQSGDSPGPPASQENGSPTAPAEPLLGPRGCGHTAREASEKQSRLHTEILELQKETLQLQKEKILLEKEKLLLEIIKLRRELGT; this is encoded by the exons ATGAGCGCGGCCAAGCCCAAGCGCATCAAGTTCTCCGAGGAGGAGAAATTCCTCATCCTGGAGGAGTTCAGCCTGCGCAAGGACATCCTGATCCCCAAGAGCGGCCGCTACAAGAACACGCTGGACCGGCAGCGGGCCTGGGAGGAGATCGCGGCCGCCGTCAACTCGCTGAGCCCCCTGGTGCAGCGCACGCCTGACGAGATCCGCAAGAAGTGGCACAACATGGTCATCGACGCCCGCAAGGAGCTGGCCATGGAGAAGCACCCGCTGCTCCGCCAGCGGCCCCAGGAGAAGCTCTTCCACAACATCTTCGCCCTCTTCAACAAGCCCAGCCCGCAGCTGCCGGACCCGCTGCTCTCGGGATCGTCCTTCAGGGTGACGGCAGCTGGGGTCCCGGCGGGGCCGCCCGCACCCCTCCGTGCGGCTGGGGGGATGCTGGAGGTCGCCCCGGACTTGCTGCTGCACGGCCAGAGCGGTGCCGCTGCCCCGGCCCGCAGGATGCTCGGCACCACAGGCACCCCCGGCCCTGCTCCCGATGGCTTCCTCGGCGCCCCTGGCGCAGAGCCCGACTCCAAGGAGAGCCTGCTGCCGGCAGGCCCACAGcccagcatggagaagagactGCTGCCCCCCGGCATGGCAGCCCCTCGTCCTGCCTCGCCGCAGGGCACGGCCCCGGTGCTGCCACCCGGCTCCCCCGAGCCCCCCCTCATCAAGTGCCCGCTGAGCCCGGCGCTGGCATGGCCGTGCCTCGGCGTGACGGCGAGCCCAGCGGCGCAGAGCGGGgacagccccggccccccggccTCCCAGGAGAACG GCAGCCCCACGGCACCGGCCGAGCCCCTGCTggggccgcggggctgcggccACACAGCCCGGGAGGCGTCGGAGAAGCAGAGCCGGCTGCACACGGAGAtcctggagctgcagaaggagaccctgcagctgcagaaggagaagatcctgctggagaaggagaagcTCCTCCTGGAAATCATCAAACTCCGCAGGGAGCTGGGCACGTGA
- the LOC118174671 gene encoding somatomedin-B and thrombospondin type-1 domain-containing protein-like, which produces MRGLLLCGGWLLAAGYVLGSCRHRCCPGRNNACWAPGAHRARCYCDSYCERTGDCCQDYQASCRRAAVGCVVGPWGPWSSCSSPCGVGSQDRSRQVTVPPRHGGEPCPDLKQRRGCLGDDPACGATKGVAKVLPDSFSRDFRDPWRRAGLQRPEEPPSSPLPSSCGFFRLTQVAAACRGQPWSRRLQRDRRVCVQCWGDALHGHPRCDGHGLQGARTFWAAASVAGCQGSWVREALQDGCTCPSPALVFV; this is translated from the exons ATGcgagggctgctgctgtgcgGGGGGTGGCTGCTGGCCGCCGGCTACGTGCTGGGCAGCTGCCGGCACcgctgctgcccaggcaggaaCAACGCTTGCTGGGCCCCGGGCGCCCACCGGGCTCGCTGCTACTGCGACTCCTACTGCGAGAGGACGGGCGACTGCTGCCAGGACTACCAGGCCTCGTGCCGCCGCGCCG CGGTGGGCTGCGTGGTGGGACCCTGGGggccctggagcagctgcagctccccgtGCGGGGTCGGCAGCCAGGACCGCAGCCGCCAGGTCACCGTCCCGCCCCGGCACGGCGGGGAGCCCTGTCCCGACCTCAAGCAGCGCCGCGGGTGCCTGGGGGATGACCCAGCCTGCGGGGCCACCAAAG GGGTGGCCAAGGTGCTCCCGGATTCCTTCAGCCGGGACTTCAGGGATCCCTGGAGaagagctgggctgcagaggcCGGAGGAGCCACCCAG ctcccccctccccagctcctgcggCTTTTTCCGCCTGACGCAGGTGGCGGCCGCCTGCCGGGGGCAGCCCTGGAGCCGCCGGCTGCAGCGGGACAGGCGCGTGTGCGTCCAGTGCTGGGGGGACGCGCTCCACGGGCACCCCCGCTGCGATGGGCACGGGCTGCAAGGAGCCAG GACGTTCTGGGCGGCCGCCTCCGTGGCGGGGTGTCAGGGCTCCTGGGTGCGGGAGGCGCTGCAGGACGGCTGCACCTGCCCCTCGCCAGCGCTCGTCTTTGTGTAG
- the SLC25A1 gene encoding tricarboxylate transport protein, mitochondrial translates to MPAPTAHRSLAAAAPAGKAKLTHPGKAILAGGLAGGIEICITFPTEYVKTQLQLDEKANPPRYKGIGDCVKQTVRDHGIRGLYRGLSSLVYGSIPKAAVRFGMFEFLSNQMRDEKGRLDSTRGLVCGLGAGVAEAVVVVCPMETIKVKFIHDQCSPKPKYRGFFHGVREIVREQGLKGTYQGLTATVLKQGSNQAIRFFVMTSLKNWYKGDDPNKVINPFVTGVFGALAGAASVFGNTPLDVVKTRMQGLEAHKYKSTWDCAYQIMKYEGPLAFYKGTVPRLGRVCLDVAIVFVIYDEVVKFLNKVWKTD, encoded by the exons GTGGTCTCGCCGGAGGGATCGAGATCTGCATTACATTCCCCACCGAATATGTGAAGACGCAGCTGCAGCTGGACGAGAAGGCCAACCCGCCCCGCTACAAGGGCATCG GGGACTGCGTGAAGCAGACCGTCCGTGACCATGGCATCCGGGGGCTGTACCGGGGCCTCAGCTCGCTTGTGTACGGCTCCATCCCCAAGGCCGCCGTGAG GTTTGGCATGTTCGAGTTCCTCAGCAACCAGATGAGAGACGAGAAGGGCCGGCTGGACAGCACGCGGGGCCTCGTCTGCGGGCTGGGCGCCGGCGTGGCCGaggcagtggtggtggtgtgcCCCATGGAGACCATCAAG GTGAAGTTTATCCATGACCAGTGCTCCCCCAAGCCGAAATACCGCGGCTTCTTCCATGGCGTCAGGGAGATCGTTCGGGAACAGG GGCTGAAGGGGACCTACCAGGGCTTAACCGCAACCGTCCTCAAGCAAGGATCCAACCAGGCCATCCGCTTCTTTGTCATGACATCCCTCAAGAACTGGTACAAAG gGGATGATCCCAACAAAGTCATCAACCCCTTCGTCACAGGGGTGTTCGGAGCCCTCGCAGGAGCTGCGAGCGTCTTCGGCAACACCCCCTTGGACGTGGTGAAGACCAGGATGCAG GGGCTGGAAGCGCACAAGTACAAGAGCACCTGGGACTGCGCCTACCAGATCATGAAATACGAGGGACCCCTGGC GTTCTACAAGGGCACGGTGCCTCGCCTGGGCCGCGTCTGCCTCGACGTGGCCATCGTCTTTGTCATCTATGACGAGGTGGTCAAGTTCCTCAACAAGGTGTGGAAAACAGACTGA